The Mycobacterium paragordonae genome includes a region encoding these proteins:
- a CDS encoding ribokinase: protein MSARVCVVGSINWDVTLDVADLPRPGETVLASSLVYAPGGKGGNQAVAAARAGAEVRFIGAVGDDPAGDRLVDHLRATGVGVDAVIRRHGPSGTAIIVVDSGGENTIVVAPGANTALSVSPGSIAGCDVLLTQLEIPVPTALTAARQARSVGAVVMVNASPAGQDGDALAELAGVADVVIANEHEARSWPWRPAHFVTTLGARGARYLGVDGEFEVPAPAVAAVDTTGAGDVFAGVLAASWPGGAGSADGRRAALRRACAAGALATLVRGAGDCAPDAAAIDAAVSGASSQ, encoded by the coding sequence ATGTCTGCGCGGGTGTGCGTGGTGGGCAGCATCAACTGGGATGTGACGCTCGATGTCGCGGATCTGCCGCGTCCAGGCGAGACGGTGCTGGCGTCGTCCCTGGTTTACGCGCCCGGCGGCAAAGGCGGCAATCAGGCGGTGGCGGCGGCGCGTGCCGGCGCGGAGGTGCGGTTCATCGGAGCGGTCGGCGACGATCCGGCCGGTGACCGGTTGGTGGACCACCTGCGGGCGACCGGTGTCGGAGTGGACGCCGTCATCCGTCGGCACGGACCGAGTGGGACAGCGATCATCGTGGTCGACAGCGGTGGCGAGAACACCATCGTGGTGGCTCCGGGCGCCAACACTGCGTTGTCGGTGTCGCCGGGATCGATAGCCGGCTGCGATGTGTTGTTGACCCAGTTGGAGATTCCGGTGCCGACGGCTCTGACGGCCGCGCGGCAGGCACGGTCGGTCGGTGCTGTCGTGATGGTCAATGCGTCGCCTGCCGGACAGGACGGCGACGCGCTGGCCGAACTGGCCGGCGTAGCCGACGTGGTGATCGCGAACGAGCACGAGGCCCGTTCTTGGCCCTGGCGCCCTGCGCATTTCGTGACGACGCTGGGTGCGCGGGGTGCTCGGTACCTGGGCGTCGACGGCGAATTCGAGGTACCCGCCCCGGCAGTGGCGGCGGTCGACACCACAGGTGCGGGCGACGTGTTCGCCGGCGTGCTGGCCGCCAGTTGGCCGGGTGGTGCGGGGTCTGCCGACGGACGGCGCGCGGCGTTGCGGAGGGCGTGTGCCGCGGGTGCGTTGGCGACGCTGGTGCGTGGTGCGGGTGATTGCGCGCCGGATGCCGCAGCTATTGACGCGGCTGTTTCGGGGGCGTCGTCACAGTAG
- a CDS encoding Fic family protein codes for MSSVNSGTRVGYETLTWETPVEAGHGRSDLRAALRQSGRYQAAIPAEIADLDVSLPSGVLADAEEAAQEIARFDTELGGEIAPFASVLLRTESAASSKIENLTATARAIAEAETLGTSKRLNASMIVANTRAMQAAVDLADQISGGAILAMHEALMRESEPDIAGKWRSVQVWIGGGNFGPRGADFIAPHQDRVPAAIDDLIQFAKRGNIAVLPQIAIAHAQFETIHPFPDGNGRTGRAMIQSMLRTKRLARQVTVPVSAGLLTDTTAYFDALTAYRDGDPAPIVERLAMASMLAVVNGRELVADLRTVRGGWGSKIKARRDSAIYRVADLLLKRPVVNAQLISDELGIPVTNVYRYLDPLVGYGIIVEFTDQSRNRAWRAPEVLRALDAFAERAGRRALPA; via the coding sequence GTGTCATCAGTTAACTCAGGCACCAGAGTGGGATACGAGACCCTGACATGGGAGACCCCAGTCGAGGCCGGCCACGGGCGCTCCGACCTGCGTGCGGCACTTCGTCAGTCCGGTCGGTACCAAGCCGCCATTCCGGCCGAGATCGCGGACCTGGATGTCAGCCTGCCTTCCGGCGTTCTCGCTGACGCGGAGGAAGCCGCCCAGGAGATCGCGCGGTTCGATACAGAACTTGGTGGTGAAATCGCCCCCTTCGCTTCGGTGTTGCTACGCACAGAATCGGCGGCCAGCTCCAAAATTGAGAACCTGACCGCCACCGCGCGCGCAATCGCCGAAGCCGAAACGCTCGGGACCAGCAAGCGTCTGAACGCCTCGATGATCGTCGCGAATACCAGAGCGATGCAAGCAGCTGTCGACCTGGCCGACCAGATCAGCGGCGGTGCAATTTTAGCCATGCATGAGGCACTGATGCGCGAGAGCGAGCCAGATATCGCCGGTAAATGGCGCTCGGTGCAGGTATGGATCGGCGGAGGTAACTTCGGCCCGCGCGGCGCCGATTTCATTGCACCGCACCAGGATCGAGTTCCAGCAGCCATTGATGACCTAATTCAATTTGCCAAACGCGGTAACATAGCGGTCCTTCCGCAGATCGCGATTGCGCACGCACAATTCGAAACCATCCACCCGTTCCCCGACGGCAACGGGCGCACCGGCCGAGCGATGATCCAATCGATGTTGCGCACCAAGCGGCTGGCCCGTCAGGTCACCGTCCCCGTCTCAGCAGGACTGCTGACCGACACCACTGCATACTTCGATGCACTGACCGCCTATCGCGACGGTGACCCGGCTCCGATAGTTGAACGACTAGCGATGGCTTCGATGCTGGCAGTCGTCAACGGTCGAGAACTAGTTGCCGACCTGCGAACGGTACGAGGCGGATGGGGGTCGAAAATCAAAGCCCGCCGCGACTCGGCCATTTATCGCGTGGCGGATCTCCTTTTGAAACGCCCTGTGGTCAATGCCCAACTGATCAGCGATGAACTCGGGATACCCGTGACCAACGTGTACCGGTACTTGGACCCGCTCGTTGGGTACGGGATCATCGTCGAGTTCACCGACCAGAGCCGTAATCGAGCGTGGCGCGCGCCGGAGGTTCTGCGTGCGCTGGACGCCTTCGCAGAACGCGCCGGTCGGCGCGCGCTGCCCGCCTGA
- a CDS encoding NAD(+) synthase: MSFYSAYRHGFVRVAACTHHTSIADPAANAASVLGLARECHDDGVALAVFPELTLCGYSIEDILLQDALLDAVEEALQEVVTASADLLPVLVIGAPLRHLHRIYNTAVVIHRGVVLGVVPKSYLPTYREFYEYRQIAPGDGERGSIRIGDADVPFGPDLLFTASDLTDFVLHVEICEDMFVPVPPSAEAALAGATVLANLSGSPITIGRAEDRCLLARSASARCLAAYVYAAAGEGESTTDLAWDGQTMIWENGTELASSERFPKGERRSVADVDTGRLRSERLRMGTFDDNRRHHRAVTDTFRRIEFRVDPPDGDIGLLRNIERFPFVPSNRERLEQDCYEAYNIQVAGLEQRLRALDYPKVVIGVSGGLDSTHALIVAAKAMDREGRPRSDILGFTLPGFATGDHTKSNAVKLGEALGITFEEIDITETAKRMFEEIGHPFARGEKVYDVTFENVQAGLRTDYLFRLANQRGGIVLGTGDLSELALGWSTYGVGDQMSHYNVNGGVPKTLIQHLIRWVISSDQFEENVTDVLQSVVDTEITPELVPAGEEEELQSSEAKVGPYALQDFSLYQVLRHGFVPSKIAFLAWHAWSDPDRGDWPPGFPESNRPTYSLSEIRHWLQVFVQRFYSFSQFKRSALPNGPKVSHGGSLSPRGDWRAPSDMSAQIWLDEIEREVPEG; this comes from the coding sequence ATGAGCTTCTACTCCGCATACCGGCACGGGTTCGTGCGCGTCGCTGCGTGCACGCACCACACCTCGATAGCCGACCCGGCGGCCAACGCCGCGTCGGTTCTCGGGTTGGCGCGCGAGTGCCACGACGACGGCGTGGCCCTGGCGGTTTTCCCGGAACTCACGTTGTGTGGATATTCCATTGAGGACATCCTGCTGCAGGATGCCCTGCTCGACGCCGTGGAAGAGGCGCTACAGGAAGTCGTGACGGCGTCTGCCGACCTGCTTCCGGTGCTGGTGATCGGCGCCCCGCTGCGGCACCTGCACCGCATCTACAACACCGCCGTCGTCATCCATCGCGGTGTGGTGCTCGGCGTGGTGCCCAAGTCCTACCTGCCGACCTATCGGGAGTTCTACGAGTACCGGCAGATTGCACCGGGCGATGGTGAGCGCGGCAGCATCCGGATCGGCGACGCGGACGTTCCGTTCGGCCCCGACCTGTTGTTCACCGCATCGGACCTGACGGACTTCGTGTTGCACGTCGAGATCTGCGAGGACATGTTCGTGCCGGTGCCGCCCAGCGCCGAGGCCGCTCTGGCGGGTGCGACCGTGCTGGCGAACCTTTCCGGCAGCCCGATCACCATCGGCAGGGCCGAAGACCGCTGCCTGCTCGCCCGCTCGGCGTCGGCACGGTGTCTGGCCGCCTATGTGTATGCCGCGGCCGGGGAGGGCGAGTCGACGACCGACCTGGCGTGGGACGGCCAGACCATGATCTGGGAGAACGGCACCGAGTTGGCGTCGTCGGAACGCTTTCCGAAGGGAGAGCGCCGTTCGGTCGCCGACGTGGACACCGGCCGGCTGCGTTCCGAGCGGCTGCGGATGGGCACTTTCGACGACAATCGGCGCCACCACCGCGCGGTCACGGACACCTTCCGGCGCATCGAATTCCGTGTCGACCCGCCCGACGGCGACATCGGTCTGCTGCGCAATATCGAACGCTTCCCCTTCGTGCCGTCCAATCGCGAACGGCTGGAACAGGATTGCTACGAGGCCTACAACATCCAGGTCGCCGGGCTGGAGCAGCGACTGCGGGCGCTGGACTATCCGAAGGTGGTCATCGGTGTCTCCGGGGGTCTGGATTCGACCCACGCACTGATCGTCGCGGCCAAGGCGATGGACCGGGAGGGCCGGCCGCGCAGCGACATCCTGGGTTTCACCTTGCCGGGTTTCGCGACCGGAGACCACACCAAGAGCAATGCCGTCAAGTTGGGTGAGGCACTGGGCATCACATTCGAGGAAATCGACATCACCGAGACCGCCAAGCGAATGTTCGAAGAGATCGGTCATCCCTTCGCGCGTGGCGAGAAGGTCTACGACGTCACCTTCGAGAATGTGCAGGCCGGCCTGCGCACCGATTACCTGTTCCGGTTGGCGAACCAGCGCGGCGGCATCGTGCTGGGGACCGGTGACCTCTCGGAGCTCGCGCTGGGCTGGTCGACATACGGTGTCGGCGACCAGATGTCGCATTACAACGTCAACGGCGGCGTGCCCAAGACACTCATTCAGCATCTGATTCGGTGGGTCATATCCTCGGACCAGTTCGAGGAGAATGTCACCGACGTGCTGCAGTCGGTGGTGGACACCGAGATCACCCCGGAACTGGTCCCGGCCGGAGAGGAAGAAGAACTGCAGAGCAGTGAGGCCAAGGTCGGTCCCTATGCGCTGCAGGACTTTTCGCTCTACCAGGTGCTGCGGCACGGCTTTGTGCCGTCCAAGATCGCGTTCCTCGCGTGGCATGCCTGGAGCGACCCGGATCGCGGCGACTGGCCGCCCGGTTTCCCGGAAAGCAACCGACCGACGTATTCGTTGTCGGAGATCCGGCACTGGCTGCAGGTCTTCGTGCAGCGCTTCTACTCGTTCAGCCAGTTCAAGCGCTCGGCATTGCCCAACGGCCCCAAGGTTTCTCACGGCGGCTCGCTCTCGCCGCGCGGGGATTGGCGCGCACCATCGGACATGTCCGCGCAGATATGGCTCGATGAAATCGAGCGGGAGGTGCCCGAAGGCTGA
- a CDS encoding NAD-dependent protein deacetylase, whose amino-acid sequence MESPELIALLSGRRIAVLTGAGLSTDSGIPDYRGPDSPPSNPMTIRQFTSDPEFRQRYWARNHLGWRHMDNTQPNAGHRALAALERAGVVNGVITQNVDLLHTKAGSANVINLHGTYARVACLSCGHRMSRAALAEQLEALNPGFIERSEAVGGLAVAPDADAVVADTASFRYVDCPRCGGMLKPDIVYFGESVPKDIVDQAYSLVDQAQALLVAGSSLTVFSGYRFVRHAAANNIPVAIVNRGRTRGDELASVTVDGGCSEMLTLLAGELVLSAPF is encoded by the coding sequence GTGGAATCTCCCGAACTCATCGCACTGCTGTCCGGCCGGCGGATCGCAGTGCTGACGGGCGCGGGCCTTTCCACGGACTCCGGCATACCCGATTACCGGGGACCTGACTCCCCGCCCAGCAACCCGATGACAATCCGCCAGTTCACGTCCGACCCGGAATTCCGGCAGCGTTACTGGGCGCGCAACCATCTGGGCTGGCGGCACATGGACAACACGCAACCCAATGCGGGGCACCGCGCGCTGGCGGCGCTGGAACGGGCCGGGGTGGTGAACGGGGTGATCACCCAGAACGTCGACCTGCTGCACACCAAGGCCGGCAGTGCCAATGTCATCAATCTGCATGGCACCTACGCCCGCGTGGCCTGCCTGAGTTGCGGCCACCGCATGAGTCGCGCCGCGCTGGCCGAACAACTCGAGGCGCTCAACCCAGGATTCATCGAGCGTTCCGAGGCTGTCGGCGGCCTGGCGGTGGCGCCGGACGCGGACGCCGTCGTCGCCGATACCGCTTCCTTCCGCTACGTCGACTGCCCACGCTGCGGCGGCATGCTCAAGCCCGACATCGTCTACTTCGGCGAGAGCGTTCCCAAAGACATTGTCGATCAGGCATATTCCCTCGTCGATCAGGCGCAGGCGCTGCTGGTGGCCGGCTCGTCGCTGACGGTGTTCTCCGGTTACCGGTTCGTGCGCCACGCCGCGGCCAACAACATCCCGGTGGCGATCGTCAACCGCGGCCGCACCCGGGGTGACGAGCTGGCCAGCGTGACGGTCGACGGTGGCTGTTCGGAGATGCTGACGCTGCTGGCGGGCGAGCTGGTGCTCAGCGCGCCCTTCTGA
- a CDS encoding cytochrome P450 — MTATYASGRTYDAIDLSSPGFWSTTAEDRERSFAVLRAERPVSWHSPVKDTLMDDPDDPGYWAVTRRADIVAVSRNNDVFRSGKGVMFANIPEELLEASQSFLAMDPPRHTKLRKLVSAAFTPRQVRRIEQSIQDNAKAIVEELREAGSGVDFVEYCAKELPIRTLSDMVGIPESERQQVAHAADALVSWADPEYLAGREPLQVVFENQVYLHQVAGQLAAERRENPGEDLFSALVNAEVDGDRLSDADVSAFFVLLAVAGNDTTRQTTSHALKALTDFPGQRAWLTAAFEDRIGTAVEEFVRWATPVMTFRRTAATDFELGGQQIRAGDKVVMFYASGNRDEDAFNEPGRFDLSRSPNPHLGFGGGGVHFCLGAHVARAQLRAIFGELLSQLPDIAAGEPVYVPGNFIHAIRSMPCTF, encoded by the coding sequence ATGACAGCGACGTACGCGAGCGGCCGCACCTACGACGCGATCGACCTGTCCTCGCCTGGGTTCTGGTCGACCACTGCCGAGGATCGGGAACGCTCGTTCGCGGTGCTGCGCGCCGAACGTCCGGTGAGCTGGCATTCCCCGGTCAAAGACACCCTGATGGACGACCCGGACGACCCCGGCTATTGGGCGGTCACCCGACGCGCCGACATCGTCGCGGTCAGCCGCAACAACGACGTCTTCCGGTCCGGCAAGGGGGTGATGTTCGCCAATATCCCCGAGGAACTGCTCGAGGCGTCCCAGTCTTTCCTCGCGATGGACCCGCCGCGGCACACCAAGCTGCGCAAGCTGGTCAGCGCGGCGTTCACGCCCCGACAGGTCCGGCGTATCGAGCAGTCGATCCAGGACAACGCCAAGGCCATCGTCGAGGAGTTGCGGGAAGCCGGCAGTGGTGTCGATTTCGTCGAGTACTGCGCCAAGGAACTGCCGATTCGGACCCTGTCGGACATGGTCGGTATTCCGGAGTCCGAGCGGCAACAGGTGGCGCACGCGGCGGATGCGCTGGTGTCGTGGGCGGACCCGGAGTACCTCGCCGGCCGCGAACCGCTGCAGGTGGTGTTCGAGAACCAGGTGTACCTGCACCAGGTCGCCGGCCAGCTGGCCGCCGAGCGCCGGGAGAACCCGGGCGAAGATCTGTTCAGCGCCCTGGTGAACGCCGAGGTGGACGGCGACCGGCTCTCCGATGCCGACGTCTCCGCGTTCTTCGTGCTGCTTGCCGTGGCGGGCAATGACACCACCCGGCAGACCACCAGCCACGCCCTCAAGGCGCTCACCGACTTCCCAGGTCAAAGGGCTTGGCTGACAGCGGCTTTCGAGGACCGTATCGGCACGGCGGTCGAGGAGTTCGTCCGGTGGGCCACCCCGGTGATGACCTTCCGTCGCACTGCCGCAACTGATTTCGAGCTCGGCGGTCAGCAGATCCGGGCCGGGGACAAGGTGGTGATGTTCTACGCCTCCGGCAACCGGGACGAAGACGCGTTCAACGAGCCTGGCCGTTTCGACCTGAGCCGCAGCCCCAATCCGCACCTGGGGTTCGGCGGCGGAGGCGTACACTTCTGCCTCGGCGCGCACGTCGCCCGGGCCCAGTTGCGTGCCATCTTCGGTGAACTGCTCAGCCAGCTGCCCGACATTGCGGCGGGCGAACCGGTTTACGTACCGGGCAATTTCATTCATGCGATCCGCAGCATGCCCTGCACTTTCTGA
- a CDS encoding TetR/AcrR family transcriptional regulator has product MPSVTRKPQARQGRQQRREHMESRLLDATERLMRDGASFTELSVDRLAGEAGISRASFYIYFEDKGHLLRRLAAAVFDDLAVSGNRWWSVADRRDPEDLRASITGIVASYRRHQPVLTALSEMAGYDQSTAQTYRDLLTAISQRVHRVIDAGQADGSIRPGIPAAATASALTLMVERACQMNLPVQSPDHDAPLVDTLVEIIWAALYLKPAR; this is encoded by the coding sequence ATGCCGTCGGTCACCCGCAAGCCGCAGGCCCGCCAGGGGCGCCAGCAGCGGCGCGAACACATGGAGAGCCGGCTGCTCGACGCCACCGAACGGTTGATGCGCGACGGCGCCAGCTTCACCGAACTCAGCGTCGATCGCCTGGCCGGTGAGGCCGGCATCTCCCGGGCCAGCTTCTACATCTACTTCGAGGACAAGGGCCACCTGCTGCGCCGGCTGGCCGCCGCGGTGTTCGATGACCTTGCCGTGTCCGGCAATCGGTGGTGGTCGGTGGCCGACCGGCGCGACCCCGAGGACCTGCGCGCCTCGATCACCGGGATCGTAGCCAGCTACCGGCGCCACCAGCCGGTGCTCACCGCGCTCAGCGAAATGGCCGGCTACGACCAATCGACCGCCCAGACCTACCGCGACCTGCTGACCGCCATCTCCCAGCGCGTGCACCGCGTAATCGACGCCGGCCAGGCCGACGGTTCGATCCGGCCCGGCATCCCGGCAGCCGCCACGGCCAGCGCGCTGACTTTGATGGTGGAACGGGCCTGCCAGATGAATCTGCCGGTGCAATCACCGGACCACGACGCCCCACTCGTCGACACATTGGTCGAAATAATTTGGGCCGCACTGTATCTCAAGCCCGCGCGGTAA
- the proB gene encoding glutamate 5-kinase, producing MTHRESIRTARSIVVKVGTTALTTESGMFDAGRLAELADAIETRMQAGSDVVIVSSGAIAAGLEPLGLARKPKDLATKQAAASVGQVALVNSWSAAFARYGRTVGQVLLTAHDIAMRVQHNNAQRTLDRLRALRAVAIVNENDTVATNEIRFGDNDRLSALVAHLVGADALVLLSDIDGLYDADPRKCKGAKFIPEVTGPADLDGVVAGQSSHLGTGGMASKMSSALLAADAGVPVLLAPASDAATALADASVGTVFAPRAERMSARRFWVRYAAESTGSLTLDEGAVRAVLRQRRSLLPAGIVAVSGKFFGGDVVELCGPDATVVARGVVAYDAAELATVMGRSTSDLPGEMRRPAVHADDLVAV from the coding sequence ATGACGCATCGGGAGAGCATCCGGACCGCGCGCAGCATCGTCGTCAAGGTGGGCACCACCGCGCTCACCACGGAGTCGGGCATGTTCGACGCCGGCCGGCTGGCCGAACTGGCCGACGCGATCGAGACGCGGATGCAAGCGGGCTCCGACGTCGTCATCGTCTCGTCGGGAGCCATTGCCGCGGGACTGGAGCCGCTCGGATTAGCCCGGAAGCCAAAGGATCTGGCCACCAAGCAGGCCGCGGCCAGCGTCGGGCAGGTTGCCCTGGTGAACTCCTGGAGCGCGGCCTTCGCCCGGTACGGCCGCACCGTGGGACAGGTGCTGTTGACCGCGCACGACATCGCGATGCGGGTGCAGCACAACAACGCCCAGCGCACGCTGGACCGGTTGCGGGCGCTGCGCGCCGTGGCGATCGTGAACGAGAACGACACCGTGGCCACCAACGAGATCCGTTTCGGCGACAACGACCGGCTCTCGGCGTTGGTGGCGCATCTGGTAGGCGCCGATGCCCTGGTACTACTGTCGGACATCGACGGCCTTTACGACGCCGATCCGCGAAAGTGCAAGGGCGCCAAATTCATTCCGGAAGTGACCGGACCGGCGGATCTGGACGGAGTGGTCGCGGGTCAGAGTAGCCATCTGGGCACCGGCGGCATGGCGTCGAAAATGTCATCGGCGCTGCTGGCCGCCGACGCCGGAGTGCCGGTGTTGCTGGCCCCGGCTTCTGATGCCGCGACGGCACTCGCCGACGCCTCGGTGGGTACGGTGTTCGCGCCGCGGGCCGAGCGGATGTCGGCGCGCCGATTCTGGGTCCGCTACGCCGCCGAGTCCACCGGTTCGCTGACGCTGGACGAGGGGGCGGTACGGGCCGTCCTCAGGCAGCGCCGGTCGTTGCTGCCCGCGGGCATCGTCGCGGTGTCAGGGAAATTCTTCGGTGGCGACGTCGTCGAACTGTGCGGACCGGACGCCACCGTGGTGGCGCGCGGCGTCGTTGCTTACGATGCCGCTGAACTCGCGACGGTGATGGGCCGCTCCACCTCGGATCTGCCGGGCGAGATGCGCCGGCCCGCGGTCCATGCTGACGACCTGGTGGCCGTGTAA
- the obgE gene encoding GTPase ObgE, whose product MPRFVDRVVIHTRAGSGGNGCASVHREKFKPLGGPDGGNGGRGGSIVFVVDPQVHTLLDFHFRPHVTAPSGKQGMGNNRDGAAGTDLEVKVPDGTVVLDENGRMLADLIGAGTRFEAAAGGRGGLGNAALASRARKAPGFALLGEPGQERDLTLELKTVADVGLVGFPSAGKSSLVSVISAAKPKIADYPFTTLVPNLGVVSAGEHAFTVADVPGLIPGASEGRGLGLDFLRHIERCAVLVHVVDCATAEPGRDPISDIDALEAELAAYTPTLQGDAILGDLAERPRAVVLNKIDVPEARELAEFVREEVAQRGWPVYLVSTATREGLQPLIFGLWQMVSEYNAARPAVVPRRPVIRPVPVDESGFSVEPDGEGGFVVTGARPERWIGQTNFDNDEAVGYLADRLARLGVEDELLRQGARPGCAVTIGDMTFDWEPQTPAGGQVPLTGRGTDVRLERSDRVGAAERKAARRQRRERDS is encoded by the coding sequence ATGCCTCGATTCGTCGATCGGGTGGTCATTCACACACGCGCGGGATCCGGCGGCAACGGCTGCGCATCGGTCCACCGCGAGAAGTTCAAGCCGCTGGGCGGTCCGGACGGCGGTAACGGCGGCCGCGGCGGCAGCATCGTCTTCGTGGTCGACCCGCAGGTGCACACCCTGCTCGACTTCCATTTCCGCCCGCACGTCACAGCGCCGTCCGGCAAGCAGGGAATGGGCAACAACCGGGACGGCGCTGCCGGCACGGACCTGGAAGTCAAGGTCCCCGACGGCACCGTGGTCCTCGATGAAAACGGCCGGATGCTGGCCGACCTGATCGGCGCCGGCACCCGGTTCGAAGCGGCCGCCGGCGGCCGCGGCGGACTGGGCAACGCGGCGCTGGCCTCCCGCGCCCGCAAGGCTCCCGGCTTCGCGCTGCTCGGGGAGCCGGGACAGGAACGCGACCTCACCCTCGAACTCAAGACCGTCGCCGACGTCGGCCTGGTCGGATTTCCGTCGGCCGGAAAGTCGTCGCTGGTGTCGGTCATCTCGGCGGCCAAACCCAAGATCGCCGACTACCCGTTCACCACGCTGGTTCCCAACCTCGGTGTGGTCTCGGCCGGCGAGCATGCCTTCACCGTCGCCGACGTGCCCGGCCTGATCCCCGGCGCCTCCGAAGGCCGCGGTCTGGGCCTGGACTTCCTGCGGCACATCGAGCGCTGCGCGGTACTGGTCCACGTGGTGGACTGTGCCACTGCGGAACCCGGACGCGACCCTATCTCCGACATCGACGCGCTGGAAGCCGAACTCGCGGCCTACACACCCACCCTGCAGGGCGACGCCATATTGGGTGACCTGGCCGAGCGGCCACGAGCAGTGGTGCTCAACAAGATTGACGTGCCCGAGGCCCGCGAGCTGGCCGAGTTCGTCCGCGAGGAGGTCGCCCAGCGCGGCTGGCCGGTGTATCTGGTGTCGACGGCGACCCGGGAAGGCTTGCAGCCGTTGATCTTCGGGCTGTGGCAGATGGTCTCGGAGTACAACGCCGCCCGCCCCGCGGTGGTGCCGCGCCGTCCGGTGATCCGTCCGGTTCCGGTGGACGAGAGCGGTTTCTCGGTCGAACCCGACGGCGAGGGCGGCTTCGTGGTGACCGGTGCGCGCCCCGAACGCTGGATAGGACAGACGAACTTCGACAACGACGAGGCCGTCGGCTACCTCGCCGACCGGTTGGCCCGCCTGGGCGTGGAGGACGAACTGCTGCGGCAGGGCGCCCGGCCCGGCTGCGCGGTGACCATCGGCGACATGACCTTCGACTGGGAACCGCAAACCCCTGCGGGAGGCCAGGTTCCGCTGACCGGCCGGGGCACCGACGTACGCCTGGAACGCTCCGACCGGGTGGGTGCCGCTGAGCGAAAGGCCGCCCGGCGGCAACGCCGCGAGCGCGACAGCTGA
- the rpmA gene encoding 50S ribosomal protein L27: MAHKKGASSSRNGRDSAAQRLGVKRFGGQVVKAGEILVRQRGTKFHPGVDVGRGGDDTLFAKAAGAVQFGVKGGRKTVSIVPAGQTAD, translated from the coding sequence ATGGCACACAAGAAGGGCGCGTCCAGCTCCCGTAACGGTCGCGATTCCGCAGCTCAGCGGCTCGGCGTGAAGCGCTTCGGCGGCCAGGTGGTCAAGGCCGGCGAGATCCTGGTCCGCCAGCGCGGCACCAAGTTCCACCCCGGTGTCGACGTCGGTCGCGGTGGTGACGACACGTTGTTCGCCAAGGCGGCCGGTGCGGTCCAGTTCGGTGTCAAGGGCGGCCGCAAGACCGTCAGCATCGTTCCCGCCGGGCAAACCGCCGACTGA
- the rplU gene encoding 50S ribosomal protein L21, whose amino-acid sequence MATYAIVKTGGKQYKVAVGDVVKVEKLESEPGANVSLPVALVVDGANVTTDAQALAKVAVTGEVLEHTKGPKIRIHKFKNKTGYHKRQGHRQQLTVLKVTGIK is encoded by the coding sequence ATGGCGACCTACGCAATCGTCAAGACCGGCGGTAAGCAGTACAAGGTTGCCGTCGGCGACGTGGTCAAGGTCGAGAAGCTGGAGTCGGAGCCGGGCGCGAACGTGTCGCTGCCGGTCGCTCTGGTCGTCGACGGCGCCAACGTCACCACCGACGCCCAGGCGCTGGCCAAGGTCGCCGTCACCGGCGAGGTGCTCGAGCACACCAAGGGCCCGAAGATCCGCATCCACAAGTTCAAGAACAAGACCGGCTACCACAAGCGGCAGGGACACCGTCAGCAGCTGACGGTCCTCAAGGTCACCGGTATCAAGTAG